A portion of the Halodesulfovibrio aestuarii DSM 17919 = ATCC 29578 genome contains these proteins:
- a CDS encoding YceD family protein — protein sequence MKQLWLAIKDLPPEGKEIIINDQSIWQGPIDEFALPYTIKEELAARLFLIPQEQGCILHGSMTGAVNLPCNRCTQDATISINQNFDEVFILDEELSSDDTEPNVRIANESTGIEIEVAGVLWEEFVIALPVKPLCKEDCKGLCAECGKDLNTGKCECEDSTLDPRFAVLRNLKVNK from the coding sequence ATGAAACAACTTTGGCTAGCAATCAAGGATCTGCCTCCAGAAGGCAAGGAAATAATCATCAACGACCAATCCATATGGCAAGGTCCCATTGATGAATTCGCTCTTCCCTACACTATAAAGGAAGAGCTTGCAGCCCGTTTATTTCTCATCCCTCAAGAACAGGGATGTATTCTGCACGGCAGCATGACAGGTGCTGTTAATCTGCCTTGCAACCGTTGCACTCAAGACGCAACCATTAGCATCAATCAAAATTTTGATGAAGTATTCATACTTGACGAAGAGCTAAGTTCGGACGATACCGAACCTAATGTTCGCATCGCCAATGAAAGTACTGGAATCGAAATTGAGGTTGCAGGCGTTCTTTGGGAAGAATTTGTCATTGCCCTTCCAGTTAAGCCTTTATGCAAGGAAGACTGTAAGGGTCTTTGTGCTGAGTGCGGCAAAGATTTAAATACTGGAAAATGCGAGTGTGAAGATTCAACACTCGATCCACGCTTTGCGGTTCTTAGAAACCTTAAAGTGAATAAATAA
- the rpmB gene encoding 50S ribosomal protein L28, with protein MAKECAICGKGPQVGNNVSHSHIKTKRRFLPNLQRVRHQFPNGQVRAINVCTRCLRSGAVVKPVATKSA; from the coding sequence ATGGCTAAAGAATGTGCTATTTGCGGTAAAGGCCCACAGGTCGGTAACAATGTTTCTCACTCACACATCAAAACTAAACGTCGCTTTCTGCCTAACCTCCAGCGTGTACGTCATCAGTTCCCTAATGGTCAGGTAAGAGCTATCAACGTTTGTACCCGTTGTCTGCGCTCTGGCGCTGTTGTGAAGCCTGTAGCAACTAAGAGTGCTTAA
- a CDS encoding FxsA family protein has product MFGRLFLLFTLIPILELYMLVSVGSVIGGLPTIGIVIITGIAGAWLARMEGFNTMQKVRQSLNEGAMPADEMVEGLLILIAGLLLLTPGFVTDFAGLALLLPLTRKPFARWLRKQFSEAAVRGGSQNHAGFTYYTWHSSGGQQKDEQTVYSKIKNDAQHQAPRQAIVIDCEPVDDEQK; this is encoded by the coding sequence ATGTTTGGAAGATTATTTTTACTGTTTACTCTCATCCCGATTCTTGAACTATATATGCTAGTTTCAGTAGGCTCCGTCATTGGCGGCTTACCTACGATCGGGATCGTAATTATTACTGGTATCGCCGGTGCATGGCTTGCCCGAATGGAAGGGTTTAATACCATGCAGAAAGTGCGGCAGTCTTTAAATGAAGGCGCTATGCCAGCAGATGAAATGGTAGAAGGCTTGTTAATTCTTATTGCAGGATTGCTGTTGCTTACCCCGGGCTTTGTTACCGATTTCGCAGGGCTGGCATTGTTGCTTCCGTTAACGCGAAAGCCTTTTGCCCGTTGGTTACGTAAACAATTTAGTGAAGCGGCAGTGCGTGGGGGATCACAGAACCACGCAGGATTTACGTACTACACATGGCACTCTTCCGGAGGCCAGCAAAAAGATGAACAAACCGTGTACAGCAAAATTAAAAATGATGCACAGCATCAGGCTCCGCGGCAGGCAATCGTGATTGATTGTGAACCTGTCGATGATGAGCAAAAGTAG
- a CDS encoding glycosyltransferase family 39 protein, whose protein sequence is MSDFSDSTKSQEKPKGTEEGPTATTQKDTTEAPFEQEETVDEVVSQNILSEEPPAPEDDSSKKVADTQSSSPEHIEPPTSFEYENKSNDAEEAHASKVDDIEPDDARDTAEDGTTKNDTSDTDDEVFVPAAASKVSSRFGGTRVEAIRPETESTSSATATLSHDTASAEVPPQSKAKKEKKPKEPLPDVAPESKFLNSLALLPWLTLFIFAALQGGIAIFFRDLWPLQETQAAAVVKDTLTAANWLTPMLDGKPYSAAMPLYFWFSSAVALIPDITITFAVKACTVLSSILFVLSTYLFARAVGIGKKTSLTAGLLTMAAFLPAVTMQLNGLETLFAALVTFSHAAFVMGWKRQRSFFWLIAGFICAAAATLTGGFPGLFLPLFSIMFISCWRKRPTRFGEWDVAGGFGIYLTIVFSWFAYVYFAVQPEYLLNLVPNILAAPFKGVLTHLPYWWHMLAMLPFMLLPWLIVILVLPWTKVFSITFYKNILATRNPENVGVAYLWLSALLTCALYCILDYMTPVWLLVLLPQIAILAARAIKNFSPLRSKVFYRFLALVFLGAGAGLIGLVNFSTLIPFEIQGWMYISAIMLAAAGIFWIRSPLNSRAGVIGLTLTATLLIQPLFIMSAPAISGLISTKDISMTMEEYAEKDFEPVVYNADPAPFAYFVTSPITHVFDLHSLTTILNSKKNVVLIMHATDWNNWLTKPESLELVGTLPPVVPHLGQGFVLAVQEKKASRYIAPQPVEPQPESVSPETQQPVEEEPKVTPAPSKPSLETPQTDNEEEPAPLDEPLNDNSTTATSADSKVKQEAAMAIPITPEHVVPKN, encoded by the coding sequence ATGAGCGACTTTTCTGACTCTACAAAGTCACAAGAAAAACCAAAAGGTACTGAAGAGGGACCTACAGCAACTACGCAAAAGGACACGACAGAAGCCCCTTTTGAACAGGAAGAAACTGTAGACGAGGTTGTTTCACAGAATATTCTTTCAGAAGAACCACCTGCACCAGAAGATGACTCCTCTAAAAAAGTAGCTGACACCCAATCTTCTTCGCCAGAACATATTGAGCCACCAACAAGTTTTGAATATGAAAACAAATCCAACGATGCTGAAGAAGCTCACGCTTCAAAGGTAGATGATATTGAACCAGACGACGCAAGAGATACGGCCGAAGACGGGACGACAAAGAATGATACATCCGACACCGATGACGAAGTATTTGTTCCCGCAGCAGCATCCAAAGTAAGCAGTCGTTTTGGTGGTACACGCGTAGAAGCCATCCGGCCTGAAACAGAATCTACGAGTTCTGCAACCGCCACGCTCTCGCACGATACCGCTTCAGCTGAGGTTCCTCCTCAATCGAAAGCAAAGAAAGAAAAAAAGCCAAAAGAACCGCTTCCTGACGTTGCACCGGAAAGCAAGTTTCTTAACAGTCTTGCCCTTCTGCCCTGGCTCACGCTTTTTATTTTTGCAGCACTGCAAGGCGGCATAGCAATCTTCTTCAGAGACCTGTGGCCATTGCAGGAGACACAGGCTGCTGCCGTTGTAAAAGACACCCTTACAGCCGCAAACTGGCTTACCCCTATGCTGGATGGGAAACCATACAGCGCAGCAATGCCGCTCTACTTCTGGTTCTCAAGTGCCGTTGCGTTAATTCCGGACATTACTATTACCTTTGCGGTAAAAGCCTGCACTGTGCTCAGCAGCATTCTGTTTGTACTCTCAACATACCTTTTTGCCCGTGCTGTTGGCATCGGGAAAAAAACAAGCCTGACAGCAGGATTGCTGACAATGGCAGCCTTTCTGCCAGCAGTCACTATGCAGCTTAATGGCTTGGAAACGCTCTTCGCAGCCTTGGTAACTTTTTCCCATGCAGCATTTGTTATGGGCTGGAAACGCCAGCGCTCTTTCTTCTGGCTCATTGCCGGATTCATCTGTGCAGCAGCAGCCACACTTACCGGAGGCTTCCCCGGATTGTTCCTTCCGCTGTTCAGCATCATGTTCATTAGTTGCTGGCGCAAGCGTCCTACCAGATTTGGAGAATGGGATGTTGCAGGCGGCTTCGGCATCTACCTCACAATTGTTTTCAGCTGGTTTGCCTATGTTTATTTTGCAGTTCAGCCGGAGTACCTGCTCAATCTTGTCCCGAACATTCTGGCAGCACCGTTCAAAGGAGTCCTGACGCACTTACCGTACTGGTGGCATATGCTTGCCATGTTGCCATTTATGCTGCTGCCGTGGCTCATTGTTATTCTAGTGCTTCCATGGACAAAAGTATTCAGCATTACATTCTATAAAAACATTCTGGCGACCCGAAATCCTGAAAACGTTGGCGTAGCCTACCTATGGCTTTCTGCTCTGCTGACATGTGCTCTCTATTGTATTCTGGACTACATGACGCCTGTCTGGCTTCTTGTACTTCTGCCACAGATTGCCATTCTTGCAGCACGCGCTATTAAAAACTTCTCACCGTTACGCAGTAAAGTCTTTTACAGATTCCTTGCCCTTGTATTCCTTGGTGCAGGTGCAGGACTTATCGGCCTTGTTAACTTTTCGACGCTTATCCCGTTTGAAATCCAAGGCTGGATGTACATTTCTGCAATTATGCTGGCTGCTGCCGGTATTTTCTGGATCCGTTCCCCACTCAATAGCAGAGCCGGCGTAATCGGTCTGACACTGACAGCAACGCTGCTTATACAGCCACTGTTTATTATGTCAGCCCCTGCAATTAGCGGTTTAATCTCCACTAAAGACATTTCCATGACTATGGAAGAATACGCGGAAAAAGATTTTGAACCTGTTGTTTACAATGCTGATCCTGCACCGTTTGCATACTTTGTAACCTCTCCGATCACGCATGTGTTTGATCTACATTCACTGACAACCATCCTGAACTCCAAGAAAAATGTCGTGCTCATTATGCATGCTACAGACTGGAATAATTGGCTCACTAAGCCTGAGTCTCTAGAACTGGTTGGAACCCTACCCCCTGTTGTTCCACATCTTGGTCAAGGGTTTGTCCTCGCGGTTCAGGAAAAGAAAGCGAGCCGATACATTGCTCCGCAGCCTGTTGAACCGCAACCGGAATCAGTCTCACCTGAAACACAGCAGCCTGTTGAGGAAGAGCCAAAGGTGACTCCAGCCCCATCCAAGCCTTCGCTAGAAACTCCGCAGACTGACAATGAAGAAGAGCCTGCACCGCTTGATGAGCCACTGAATGACAACAGCACAACAGCTACGTCTGCTGATTCCAAGGTGAAACAAGAGGCAGCAATGGCAATCCCGATCACACCGGAACATGTTGTACCTAAAAATTAA
- a CDS encoding MATE family efflux transporter, with protein MLSRLKKRWSEPFGYRDVLNIGLPLVVSLGSTTAMEFTDRVFLSNYSLISIAAALPAAMVNLVFLLFALGISAYSSVFIAQYYGACKYDKIGSIVWQAIYFCCFAWVFLAALALLAEPFFTFIGHGPEVQKEEIIYFSILTIGSGFALIANAIGCFFTGLGQTRPNMVVNIIAVVINIPLDYMLINGVWIFPEMGIAGAALATVSSWAMQLVMYALLVFKPKNETVYNVISSWRFDKALFGQMMRYGVPSGVNNFFDVFAFTVFVMVIGRLGETELAASNIVLSINSLAFLPVIGLHIAASILVGQAMGRHDVEQATVATHSVLHMALLWMGTFGAIFLLFPYQLTSFFKPADISAEQFFLIQSMCQVLLAYVAFFCIQDAIALIFFGALKGAGDTMYVMWTIALCATFGLGVPIFISRFVFDAGLHTLWVMLIVYVCILALAAYTRFRSGKWKEIQLIESEATSC; from the coding sequence ATGTTGTCTCGGTTAAAAAAACGTTGGAGCGAACCTTTCGGGTATCGTGATGTTCTAAATATTGGTCTTCCACTTGTTGTCAGTCTCGGTTCAACAACAGCAATGGAATTTACTGACAGGGTTTTTTTAAGTAATTATTCACTGATTTCTATTGCTGCTGCGTTACCGGCAGCTATGGTGAATTTGGTGTTTTTGTTATTCGCACTTGGTATTTCTGCCTATAGCTCTGTGTTTATTGCGCAATACTATGGCGCATGTAAGTATGATAAAATTGGCTCCATTGTCTGGCAGGCAATTTATTTTTGCTGCTTTGCATGGGTGTTTCTTGCAGCTCTGGCTTTGCTTGCTGAGCCATTTTTTACTTTTATTGGGCATGGGCCGGAAGTACAAAAAGAAGAAATTATTTACTTTTCCATACTTACAATCGGCTCAGGGTTTGCTTTGATCGCAAATGCAATAGGCTGTTTTTTCACTGGATTGGGACAAACGCGTCCGAATATGGTGGTAAATATAATCGCAGTGGTCATAAACATACCGCTTGATTATATGTTGATTAACGGGGTGTGGATTTTTCCGGAAATGGGCATTGCGGGTGCCGCATTGGCAACAGTTTCTTCATGGGCAATGCAGCTTGTGATGTATGCTCTGTTGGTTTTTAAGCCTAAAAACGAGACTGTTTATAATGTGATAAGCTCATGGCGTTTCGATAAGGCTCTTTTTGGACAAATGATGCGCTATGGTGTCCCAAGCGGCGTAAACAATTTTTTTGATGTGTTTGCTTTTACAGTCTTTGTTATGGTTATTGGCCGATTGGGTGAGACAGAGCTTGCGGCATCAAATATTGTGTTGTCTATCAATTCACTGGCGTTTTTACCTGTTATAGGTCTCCATATTGCAGCCTCTATTCTGGTAGGACAGGCCATGGGACGCCATGATGTTGAACAGGCGACAGTGGCTACGCATAGTGTTCTGCATATGGCCTTACTCTGGATGGGGACTTTTGGTGCAATCTTTTTGTTGTTCCCATATCAGCTGACATCGTTTTTTAAACCGGCTGATATTTCTGCCGAGCAGTTTTTCCTTATTCAATCAATGTGTCAGGTCTTGTTGGCGTATGTAGCTTTTTTCTGCATTCAGGATGCGATTGCGTTAATATTCTTCGGAGCCTTGAAAGGTGCAGGAGACACAATGTACGTAATGTGGACAATCGCATTGTGTGCCACGTTTGGGCTCGGCGTACCTATTTTTATTAGCCGTTTTGTCTTTGATGCAGGATTGCATACCCTCTGGGTAATGTTGATAGTCTATGTTTGTATTCTTGCTCTTGCTGCTTACACTCGATTCCGTTCTGGTAAGTGGAAAGAAATCCAGTTGATAGAAAGCGAAGCAACCTCCTGTTGA
- a CDS encoding MTH1187 family thiamine-binding protein, protein MSVIAELSIFPMDKGVSMSPYVARVVTVIKQSGLAYDFGPMGTTVEGEWEDVMQTVSACYKELEQDCDRIYLTLKVDSRKGRTNGLKGKKESVTAKLT, encoded by the coding sequence ATGTCTGTGATAGCAGAACTTTCAATCTTTCCGATGGACAAAGGCGTCAGCATGAGCCCCTATGTTGCGCGAGTCGTTACCGTCATAAAACAAAGCGGCCTTGCCTACGATTTCGGGCCAATGGGTACTACGGTCGAGGGAGAATGGGAGGACGTGATGCAGACAGTCTCCGCATGTTACAAGGAGCTTGAGCAGGACTGCGACAGAATCTACCTCACACTCAAAGTAGATTCCCGAAAAGGCAGGACAAACGGCTTGAAGGGAAAAAAAGAATCTGTAACTGCCAAACTTACATAG
- a CDS encoding calcium/sodium antiporter has product MLLHIAYLLAGGLLLWKGADWVVDAASAIARRFGISELVIGLTIVAMGTSLPEFLVTLTAALKGIPSISFANIVGSNIFNLGIILGAVAMIKSVSGSKSLLLRDIPILFGVELFVRVMVSGGLLGRWSGLILTGVFVGYLVWMYHRCKQPTDPEGRGLCDATSDSEVATWKDYMLLPVGLIAVSFGSQFVVDGASGVARIFGLSEWLIGMTIVAAGTSLPELVTCLSASVKGKSDMILGNLVGSDFFNFAGVLGITSIIQPIAVKQSELLNMSFAVGVVGLLWLLIRTQGKVSRNEGMLLFAVGIGRWGLEIWRAAM; this is encoded by the coding sequence ATGCTTTTACATATTGCGTATCTTTTGGCTGGCGGCCTCCTTTTATGGAAAGGGGCAGACTGGGTTGTGGATGCAGCCTCTGCCATCGCCCGTCGTTTCGGGATATCAGAACTCGTTATCGGATTGACCATTGTGGCAATGGGCACCAGTTTACCGGAGTTTTTGGTAACACTGACCGCAGCGTTGAAAGGAATTCCATCCATTTCATTCGCGAATATTGTCGGTTCTAACATTTTCAATCTCGGCATCATTCTTGGTGCCGTTGCGATGATTAAAAGTGTGTCCGGCAGTAAGTCGTTACTCCTTCGTGATATTCCGATTTTATTCGGTGTGGAATTGTTTGTACGAGTTATGGTGTCCGGTGGGCTGTTGGGTAGGTGGTCCGGTCTCATTTTAACAGGCGTATTTGTTGGCTACCTTGTTTGGATGTATCATCGCTGCAAACAGCCTACAGATCCTGAAGGCAGGGGGTTATGTGATGCGACAAGTGATAGCGAAGTAGCAACTTGGAAAGATTACATGCTGCTACCTGTTGGTCTTATTGCTGTAAGTTTTGGTAGTCAGTTTGTGGTTGATGGAGCTTCTGGCGTCGCACGCATTTTTGGTTTGAGCGAATGGCTTATTGGTATGACTATTGTTGCAGCAGGCACTTCGCTTCCGGAATTGGTGACTTGTCTCTCTGCCTCTGTGAAGGGAAAGAGCGATATGATTTTGGGTAACCTTGTCGGCAGTGACTTTTTTAATTTTGCCGGTGTACTCGGAATTACCTCTATTATTCAACCTATCGCGGTAAAACAGAGTGAATTGCTTAATATGAGCTTTGCGGTAGGTGTCGTCGGGTTGCTATGGCTGCTTATTCGAACTCAGGGAAAGGTTTCCCGCAATGAGGGAATGCTACTCTTCGCCGTGGGTATTGGCCGATGGGGGCTGGAGATATGGCGGGCTGCAATGTAA
- a CDS encoding DUF2844 domain-containing protein yields the protein MAVINGTDHFIQDKAEVADANATMTFGKKTELDTFSTQDGIIFLIGFSGSKRRQLADLLASRLKMSVQAPETISSQAELQKLCEHTGSIIVIPQSAIRIDEVRNSLREQGKVFYLMTELLHLAHNLGLDAEQGREQIGPDFIELEPHMLASLHFILHGWKEPDDLIENVLEPLGLL from the coding sequence ATGGCAGTTATTAACGGTACGGACCACTTTATTCAGGATAAAGCCGAAGTTGCGGATGCGAACGCAACCATGACTTTTGGTAAAAAAACTGAGCTCGACACCTTTTCAACCCAAGACGGTATTATCTTTCTTATCGGATTCTCAGGAAGTAAACGCCGCCAATTAGCAGATCTCCTTGCTTCCAGACTAAAAATGTCCGTGCAAGCTCCTGAAACAATTTCGTCTCAGGCTGAACTACAAAAACTTTGTGAACATACCGGCAGCATTATTGTTATTCCTCAGTCAGCAATCCGCATTGACGAAGTCCGGAATTCCCTGCGCGAACAAGGAAAAGTCTTCTATCTGATGACCGAGTTGCTGCACCTCGCCCATAATCTCGGGCTTGATGCAGAACAGGGGCGCGAACAAATCGGACCGGATTTCATTGAACTTGAGCCACACATGCTGGCATCACTCCACTTTATCCTCCACGGCTGGAAAGAACCCGACGATCTCATTGAAAACGTTCTCGAGCCGCTTGGTCTGCTGTAG
- a CDS encoding nitroreductase family protein: MSFYSVDETKCKKCLICAEVCPNKLLIKDKETGIPKMRIGTEAACLQCGHCVAVCPADCVKLEPMPNKNFVPIDASLTISTEQADQFLRSRRSIRAFKSKPVSHETLQDIASLTNYAPSASHKQPVQWIMVESPETVRRLAEMTIDWMMYIRKNDPDLAKKYSVAGLIAGWKKGQDLILRGAPHLAVSYMDKAKTWHDTDSAIALSYLELAAHSRGVGACFAGFFTYCANDYMPLRELLGLQENHICCGGHMLGYPKFTYPRIPMRKKLSVNWL; this comes from the coding sequence GTGTCTTTTTATTCTGTAGATGAAACCAAGTGTAAAAAATGCCTCATATGTGCCGAGGTTTGCCCGAACAAGCTCCTTATCAAAGATAAAGAAACAGGCATTCCCAAAATGCGTATCGGCACTGAAGCGGCATGTCTTCAATGCGGGCACTGTGTAGCAGTCTGTCCGGCGGACTGTGTTAAACTGGAACCAATGCCAAACAAGAACTTCGTTCCCATTGATGCATCACTTACGATTTCTACAGAGCAGGCAGACCAGTTCCTCCGCTCCCGACGTTCTATCAGGGCTTTTAAATCCAAACCGGTTTCTCACGAAACGCTACAGGATATTGCATCACTTACAAACTACGCACCATCAGCAAGCCACAAACAGCCTGTACAATGGATCATGGTTGAATCACCTGAGACGGTGCGAAGACTGGCAGAAATGACTATTGACTGGATGATGTATATCCGAAAAAACGACCCTGACCTCGCTAAAAAATACAGCGTGGCAGGCTTGATTGCCGGATGGAAAAAGGGGCAGGACTTAATTTTGCGAGGTGCTCCGCATCTTGCTGTCTCTTATATGGATAAAGCCAAAACATGGCATGACACAGACAGTGCTATTGCACTCTCCTACCTTGAACTTGCTGCGCACTCCAGAGGTGTAGGCGCCTGTTTTGCAGGATTTTTTACCTATTGTGCCAACGATTATATGCCGCTAAGAGAATTGTTAGGCTTACAAGAAAACCACATTTGCTGTGGTGGTCACATGCTCGGCTACCCGAAATTCACCTATCCACGGATTCCAATGCGCAAAAAGCTTTCCGTAAACTGGTTGTAG